The proteins below are encoded in one region of Tomitella fengzijianii:
- a CDS encoding cytochrome c oxidase assembly protein, translated as MATSDLVSTPDSRDPDSCDPDTRDPDTREPDLPGKDPSAGAEGAPGGARPARPGSRGSSIGGLFVVCAGIAALVAAMLSSLSLTAKLSALGIASAGAVTDYGIPVLRAAGEISAVIAIGSLLLAAFLAPPQRSGVLDVDGYRAVRTASVAAIVWAAVALLMIPLQLSEVSGRPLSEAMLPDNALSGIEQVEASRAWLWVAIFAVILAIGCRLILRWGWTPPLLALSILTLMPLAITGHSGSGGNHDIATNSLVLHLVAASLWAGGLFAVLAHARRKGARTDVVVRRYSHVATVALVVIAVSGVINALVRVTPSDLFTTTYGWMIVGKAAALVVLAGIGLQQRRVSVRALQRDASARGPLVRLATVEVMVFSATFGLAVALGGAPPPPPGRELSIQEVLLGYTLDGPPTLMRLLFDWRFDLLYGTAAIVIAVVYLLAVRRLRSRGIAWPVGRTIAWMAGAFLLLFTTSSGVGRYTMAMFSVHMGAHMAMSMLIPVLLVLGAPMTLALRALKPAGKNGVPGLREWLLAALHSRVSRFLTHPVVAAVIFVSGFYGLYLTPIFGDIVSTHTGHVLMNLHFLLSGYLFYYVVLGVDPAPRRLEPVTRLGVVMATLPLHAFFGIALMMTDTVMGYDYYHGLALPWVTDLLRDQQTGGGITWASGELPLLLIMVALGVQWSRSDQRRARQHDRREDRDHDAELESYNAMFQELARRDHADQEGDAVAGADAAGGGDPSRGDPGRDPAGEGSTRLP; from the coding sequence ATGGCTACGTCCGACCTCGTTTCGACTCCGGACTCGCGCGACCCGGATTCGTGTGATCCGGATACGCGTGATCCGGATACGCGTGAACCGGACTTGCCCGGGAAGGACCCGTCCGCCGGGGCCGAGGGCGCCCCCGGCGGCGCCCGCCCAGCGCGGCCCGGCTCCCGCGGTTCGTCGATCGGCGGCCTGTTCGTGGTGTGCGCCGGCATCGCGGCGCTCGTCGCGGCGATGCTCTCGAGCCTCTCGTTGACGGCCAAGCTCAGTGCGCTGGGCATCGCGAGCGCCGGCGCGGTCACCGACTACGGCATCCCGGTGCTGCGCGCGGCCGGGGAAATCTCCGCGGTCATCGCCATCGGTTCGCTGTTGCTGGCGGCGTTCCTGGCTCCGCCGCAGCGCAGCGGGGTCCTCGACGTCGACGGGTACCGCGCGGTGCGCACCGCGTCCGTCGCGGCGATCGTCTGGGCCGCCGTGGCCCTGCTGATGATCCCGTTGCAGCTGTCGGAGGTGTCCGGCCGTCCGCTTTCCGAGGCGATGCTTCCGGACAACGCGCTGAGCGGCATCGAACAGGTGGAGGCGTCGCGCGCGTGGCTGTGGGTGGCCATCTTCGCGGTCATCCTGGCGATCGGCTGCCGGCTGATCCTGCGGTGGGGCTGGACTCCGCCGCTGCTGGCGCTGAGCATCCTGACGCTGATGCCGTTGGCGATCACGGGGCATTCCGGCTCGGGCGGCAACCACGACATCGCCACCAACTCGCTCGTGCTGCACCTGGTGGCCGCGTCGTTGTGGGCGGGCGGGCTGTTCGCGGTGCTCGCGCATGCGCGGCGCAAGGGCGCGCGCACCGACGTCGTGGTCCGGCGCTATTCGCACGTGGCGACGGTGGCGCTGGTGGTCATCGCGGTCAGCGGCGTGATCAACGCGTTGGTGCGTGTCACCCCGTCGGACCTGTTCACCACCACGTACGGCTGGATGATCGTCGGCAAGGCCGCGGCCCTGGTCGTGCTCGCGGGCATCGGCCTGCAGCAGCGCCGGGTGTCGGTGCGGGCGCTGCAACGCGACGCGTCGGCCCGCGGTCCGCTGGTGCGGCTGGCGACGGTCGAGGTGATGGTGTTCTCGGCGACGTTCGGGCTGGCGGTGGCGCTCGGCGGGGCGCCGCCACCGCCGCCGGGGCGCGAACTGAGCATCCAGGAGGTGCTGCTGGGCTACACCCTCGACGGCCCGCCCACGCTGATGCGCCTGCTGTTCGACTGGCGCTTCGACCTGCTGTACGGCACGGCCGCCATCGTCATCGCGGTGGTCTATCTGCTGGCGGTGCGCCGCCTGCGGTCGCGCGGCATCGCCTGGCCGGTGGGCCGCACCATCGCCTGGATGGCGGGTGCGTTCCTGCTGCTGTTCACCACCAGTTCCGGGGTGGGGCGTTACACGATGGCCATGTTCAGCGTGCACATGGGCGCGCACATGGCGATGTCGATGCTCATACCCGTGCTGCTGGTGCTGGGCGCACCGATGACGCTGGCGCTGCGTGCGCTGAAACCCGCAGGGAAAAACGGCGTGCCCGGCCTCCGCGAGTGGCTGCTGGCGGCGCTGCACAGCCGCGTCTCCCGGTTCCTGACCCATCCCGTGGTGGCCGCGGTGATCTTCGTCAGCGGGTTCTACGGGTTGTATCTGACGCCGATCTTCGGCGACATCGTGTCCACCCACACCGGGCACGTGCTGATGAACCTGCACTTCCTCCTCAGCGGGTACCTGTTCTACTACGTGGTCCTGGGGGTGGACCCGGCCCCGCGCAGACTCGAGCCGGTGACCAGGCTGGGCGTGGTGATGGCGACGTTGCCGCTGCACGCGTTCTTCGGCATCGCGCTGATGATGACCGACACGGTCATGGGCTACGACTACTACCATGGCCTGGCCCTGCCGTGGGTGACGGATCTGCTGCGCGACCAGCAGACCGGCGGCGGCATAACCTGGGCGTCGGGGGAATTGCCGCTGTTGCTGATCATGGTGGCGCTGGGAGTCCAATGGTCCCGGTCCGATCAGCGGCGGGCGCGTCAGCACGACAGACGCGAGGACCGTGACCACGACGCGGAGCTGGAGTCGTACAACGCGATGTTCCAGGAGCTGGCGCGGCGCGACCACGCCGATCAGGAGGGCGACGCGGTGGCCGGCGCCGATGCGGCCGGCGGCGGCGACCCGTCCCGCGGCGATCCGGGCCGGGACCCTGCCGGCGAGGGATCCACCCGCCTTCCGTGA